From Candidatus Binatus sp., one genomic window encodes:
- a CDS encoding NAD(P)H-hydrate dehydratase → MILLNAAESRELDRISQQKYGISSYLLMTRAGEAVAGALVERFPEAAADVLVVAGRGNNGGDGFVAARRLIQDGFGVRAVLLGRAADLKGDAARAHAEFRASGGKAIEASGESSLEAALSKRPSAVIDAIFGTGLNAEIKDAPRRAIEIVNSFAAPTVAVDIASGVNSDTGAVMGAALRASLTVTFGFAKFGHVSFPGAAQSGELRIVDIGFAARAIEEIAPRGRFLERDDVRHLIRARPVNSHKGMYGHPLVIAGGRGKSGAVLLASRAALRAGAGLVTAAVPESIQPIVAAGQAELMTEPIADRDGHFDGVHAPEALKMIIEGMNALIVGPGMGVSDDTRRLVEWLISDASERERPMLIDADGLNALAAIGCEALRRARGPVVLTPHPGEAARLLGVTPAIINDDRVSAARTLAQRTGASVLIKGARSVIASPDGVVYINSTGNPGMATPGIGDALSGIVGALLGQKMRPTDALALGVFLHGYAADRVAARMGRVGYIAGDLIDELPAALEALTQ, encoded by the coding sequence ATGATTTTACTCAACGCCGCCGAAAGCCGCGAACTCGATCGCATCAGCCAGCAAAAGTACGGAATTTCGTCCTACCTGCTGATGACGCGCGCGGGCGAGGCTGTTGCCGGCGCGCTGGTCGAGCGCTTCCCCGAAGCCGCCGCCGATGTGCTGGTCGTGGCGGGCAGGGGCAACAACGGCGGCGACGGATTCGTCGCGGCAAGACGGCTGATCCAGGACGGCTTCGGCGTGCGAGCCGTTCTGCTCGGTCGCGCGGCGGACTTGAAGGGCGATGCCGCGCGTGCGCATGCGGAGTTCCGCGCATCCGGTGGCAAGGCGATCGAGGCATCAGGCGAGTCCAGCCTCGAAGCCGCGCTGAGCAAGCGCCCGAGCGCCGTTATCGACGCGATTTTCGGCACGGGACTGAACGCGGAGATCAAAGACGCGCCGCGGCGCGCGATCGAGATTGTTAATTCATTCGCGGCGCCCACGGTCGCCGTCGATATCGCGTCGGGCGTGAACTCGGACACCGGCGCGGTCATGGGTGCGGCGCTCCGAGCCTCGCTCACGGTGACATTCGGGTTCGCGAAGTTCGGCCACGTTTCATTTCCTGGCGCTGCGCAATCCGGCGAGTTGCGGATCGTCGATATAGGTTTCGCCGCGCGCGCGATTGAAGAGATAGCGCCTCGCGGCCGATTTCTCGAGCGCGACGACGTGCGGCATTTGATTCGTGCGCGGCCGGTGAATTCGCACAAGGGAATGTATGGACATCCGCTGGTAATCGCCGGCGGCCGCGGCAAGTCCGGCGCCGTCCTGCTCGCTTCGCGCGCCGCTTTGAGGGCGGGCGCGGGCCTGGTTACGGCGGCGGTGCCAGAGTCGATCCAGCCAATCGTCGCGGCGGGGCAGGCCGAACTGATGACCGAGCCGATCGCCGATCGCGACGGCCATTTTGACGGCGTTCACGCGCCCGAGGCGTTGAAGATGATAATCGAAGGGATGAACGCGTTGATCGTGGGGCCGGGAATGGGCGTCAGCGATGACACCAGGCGCCTGGTCGAATGGCTGATTTCAGACGCATCCGAGCGCGAGCGTCCGATGCTGATCGATGCCGACGGACTCAACGCGCTGGCCGCGATCGGTTGCGAAGCTTTAAGGCGGGCGCGCGGTCCTGTAGTGCTGACGCCTCATCCGGGAGAAGCCGCGCGCCTGCTCGGCGTGACGCCGGCGATTATCAACGATGATCGTGTGTCTGCCGCGCGCACTTTGGCGCAGCGAACCGGAGCGTCGGTGCTGATAAAGGGCGCGCGCTCCGTTATCGCCTCTCCCGACGGCGTCGTCTATATCAACTCGACCGGCAATCCCGGGATGGCCACGCCCGGCATCGGTGACGCACTCTCGGGAATCGTCGGCGCGCTGCTGGGGCAGAAGATGCGCCCGACCGACGCTCTCGCGCTCGGGGTTTTTCTTCACGGCTACGCGGCCGATCGCGTCGCGGCGCGGATGGGGCGCGTTGGCTATATCGCCGGCGACCTCATTGACGAGCTGCCGGCGGCGCTGGAAGCACTAACTCAGTAG
- a CDS encoding aspartate kinase: MGLVVQKYGGTSVGSIERIKAVADRVVRSRDAGNRIVVVVSAMAGETNRLFKLASELSDSPNARETDVLVATGEQVSAALLAIRLQSMGHPTVSFLAFQMNLTTDSNHGRARIKSVQCDRVMRALDAGQIVVVAGYQGVNPAGDITTLGRGASDLTAVALAAALKADTCEIYTDVDGVYTADPNVCPKAKKLGRISYDEMLEMAGLGAKVLQTRSVELARRYNVPLVVRSSFREAEGTWVGQEDLSMEDVLVSGVTLDQNQSKITVAGVEDRPGLAAKIFGPIAAAGIVVDMIIQNASADGHTDMTFTIGREDLGRALEIVTRTAKEIGASGVRHDDQVAKVSVVGVGMRTHAGVAASMFQVLAAERINIEMISTSEIKVSVVVNSKYGELAMRALHDAFVNGGGGSNAAPRETV, from the coding sequence TTGGGATTGGTCGTTCAAAAATACGGCGGAACTTCGGTCGGATCGATCGAGCGAATCAAGGCGGTCGCCGATCGCGTGGTCAGGTCGCGCGACGCCGGCAATCGGATTGTCGTGGTCGTTTCCGCGATGGCGGGCGAGACCAATCGGTTGTTCAAGCTCGCTTCCGAACTGAGCGACTCGCCCAACGCGCGCGAGACTGACGTGCTGGTCGCGACCGGAGAGCAGGTCTCGGCTGCGCTGCTCGCGATCCGGCTTCAGTCGATGGGACATCCGACGGTTTCTTTTCTGGCTTTTCAAATGAACCTGACCACCGACTCGAATCATGGCCGGGCGCGAATCAAATCCGTGCAATGCGATCGGGTGATGCGCGCTCTCGACGCCGGGCAGATCGTCGTGGTCGCCGGCTACCAGGGCGTCAACCCCGCCGGCGATATCACGACGCTGGGCCGCGGCGCGTCGGATCTGACCGCGGTGGCGCTGGCAGCCGCGCTCAAAGCCGACACCTGCGAAATCTACACCGACGTGGACGGCGTCTATACCGCCGATCCCAACGTCTGCCCCAAGGCAAAAAAACTCGGCCGCATCTCGTATGATGAGATGCTCGAGATGGCGGGACTCGGGGCAAAGGTCCTGCAAACCCGTTCGGTTGAACTCGCCCGACGTTACAATGTGCCGCTCGTCGTCCGCTCCAGCTTCCGTGAAGCCGAGGGGACGTGGGTTGGACAAGAGGATTTGTCAATGGAGGACGTGCTCGTTTCGGGCGTAACGCTCGACCAGAATCAAAGCAAGATAACCGTTGCCGGGGTCGAGGATCGACCCGGTCTGGCGGCGAAGATTTTCGGCCCGATCGCCGCCGCGGGAATCGTCGTGGACATGATCATCCAGAACGCCAGCGCCGACGGCCACACCGACATGACGTTCACGATCGGGCGCGAAGATCTCGGCCGCGCGCTCGAAATCGTCACGCGTACCGCGAAGGAAATCGGCGCGTCGGGCGTGCGGCATGACGATCAGGTCGCCAAAGTTTCGGTGGTCGGAGTTGGAATGCGCACGCATGCGGGGGTCGCGGCCTCGATGTTCCAGGTGCTGGCGGCGGAACGGATTAATATCGAGATGATCTCGACCTCGGAGATTAAGGTCTCGGTCGTGGTCAATTCGAAATACGGGGAACTCGCGATGCGCGCGCTGCACGACGCGTTTGTCAACGGCGGCGGCGGCTCGAACGCCGCGCCGCGGGAGACGGTTTGA
- the mnmA gene encoding tRNA 2-thiouridine(34) synthase MnmA has product MRPRVLVAMSGGVDSSVAAAIMREQGYDVVGVAMRLAPEPSAPIAKRRGTCCSHDDFEDARRVAERMDFPFYVIDLRADFAARVVDNFVSEYLGGCTPNPCVMCNREIKFDRLWSRARALAADYVATGHYARIEQGTDGRFHLLRAADDSKDQSYFLFTLGQDELARTIFPLGAMTKTEVRARARALGLATADKPESQEICFVPDGDYASFVERQSDPAQLRPGSVIDSDGRRLAAHSGVHRFTIGQRRGLGVASGQRLYVREIRAGSGEVVAGRREELDSPGLIANRISLVDNSIAPGRELRVEVKIRHRHRAIAATMRVDSGRRAEIRFASGGPAVTPGQACVFYRGEEVLGGGFIERAITQEQAN; this is encoded by the coding sequence ATGAGGCCGCGAGTGCTGGTTGCGATGTCGGGCGGGGTGGACAGCTCCGTCGCGGCGGCGATTATGCGCGAGCAGGGTTACGACGTGGTCGGCGTGGCGATGCGGCTCGCACCCGAGCCGTCTGCGCCAATTGCGAAGCGCCGCGGCACCTGCTGCTCGCATGACGACTTCGAAGATGCGCGCCGGGTGGCGGAGCGGATGGATTTTCCGTTCTACGTGATTGATTTGCGCGCCGACTTCGCCGCGCGCGTGGTCGATAACTTCGTCTCCGAATATCTGGGCGGGTGCACGCCGAATCCGTGCGTGATGTGCAATCGCGAGATCAAATTCGATCGCCTGTGGAGCCGCGCCCGCGCACTTGCGGCCGACTACGTCGCGACCGGACATTATGCCCGAATAGAGCAGGGGACAGACGGCAGATTTCATCTGCTGCGCGCCGCCGACGACTCGAAGGATCAGTCGTATTTTCTCTTCACGCTGGGGCAGGACGAACTCGCGCGAACAATTTTCCCGCTTGGCGCCATGACCAAGACCGAAGTTCGGGCGCGCGCGCGCGCTTTGGGCCTTGCCACCGCGGACAAGCCTGAGAGCCAGGAAATCTGCTTCGTTCCCGACGGCGATTACGCGAGTTTTGTCGAGCGTCAAAGCGATCCCGCACAACTCCGCCCCGGGTCGGTTATCGACAGCGACGGAAGACGGCTCGCCGCTCACTCGGGCGTGCATCGATTCACGATAGGACAGCGGCGCGGCCTCGGTGTCGCCAGTGGGCAGCGGCTGTACGTCCGCGAGATTCGGGCCGGGTCGGGCGAGGTCGTGGCCGGGCGGCGCGAGGAACTCGATTCTCCGGGCCTGATCGCGAATCGAATCAGCCTGGTCGATAATTCCATTGCGCCGGGGCGCGAGCTGAGGGTCGAGGTAAAGATTCGCCATCGGCATCGCGCGATCGCGGCAACGATGCGCGTCGATTCAGGGCGCCGGGCGGAGATTCGCTTCGCGTCGGGCGGTCCCGCAGTGACACCGGGACAGGCGTGCGTTTTTTACCGCGGCGAGGAAGTGCTCGGCGGCGGATTTATCGAGCGGGCGATCACGCAAGAGCAAGCGAACTGA
- the mtaB gene encoding tRNA (N(6)-L-threonylcarbamoyladenosine(37)-C(2))-methylthiotransferase MtaB, whose translation MATRFAIATLGCKVNQYDSAIIESRLSARGMERREFSEQADVYIVNTCTITDRADAESLRIARRARRLNPNARVVMTGCLAQANPDVLAKAPEVDAVIGLGMLDELVRAAASGAGERVMVTNLRKEKGPIELAAVTLDGHTRAFLKLQEGCDQFCTFCIVPFSRGASRSVEPRRVMAALDDLHARGFKEVVLTGVHLGGYGRDLEPRVDLADLLEMIAERCPLERVRISSLDPEELSDRILGIISSSATFCPHLHLPLQSGDDETLSRMRRRYQRGYFRDRVERVLRAWPDAAIGTDLIVGFPGETGAHFESYFNFVESMPIAYFHVFPYSVRAGTTAAKFSGRVKPLEIKRRAGLMRALGERKRVEFARRFVGTKLKVLLEERGPGGELQGYSRNYVRVSTQGPDELTNCEVEVEASTVEGAQLVGQIVRPWADDTACPRAC comes from the coding sequence ATGGCAACGCGCTTCGCGATCGCAACGCTCGGATGCAAGGTCAATCAGTACGATTCGGCGATCATCGAGTCGCGCCTGAGCGCACGCGGGATGGAACGCCGCGAGTTCAGCGAGCAAGCCGACGTCTATATCGTCAACACCTGCACGATCACCGATCGCGCCGACGCGGAGAGCCTGCGTATCGCGCGGCGCGCGCGGCGGCTCAATCCGAATGCCCGCGTGGTTATGACCGGATGCCTGGCGCAAGCGAACCCCGACGTGCTCGCGAAGGCGCCGGAGGTCGATGCCGTGATCGGGCTCGGGATGCTCGACGAGCTCGTGCGCGCAGCCGCTTCAGGAGCGGGCGAGCGCGTGATGGTCACGAATCTGCGCAAGGAAAAGGGGCCGATTGAACTGGCCGCGGTCACGCTGGACGGTCATACGCGCGCGTTTCTGAAATTGCAGGAGGGATGCGATCAATTCTGCACATTCTGCATCGTTCCGTTTTCGCGCGGCGCCTCGCGCAGCGTCGAGCCGCGACGAGTGATGGCGGCGCTCGACGATCTTCACGCGCGCGGCTTCAAGGAAGTGGTTCTTACCGGGGTTCATCTCGGCGGCTACGGCAGGGATCTCGAGCCGCGGGTCGATCTCGCCGATTTGCTCGAGATGATCGCCGAGCGATGCCCGCTGGAGCGGGTGCGGATAAGCTCGCTCGATCCCGAAGAATTGAGCGACCGTATCCTCGGAATAATCTCGAGCAGCGCAACATTCTGCCCGCATCTGCATCTGCCGCTGCAGTCGGGCGACGACGAAACTCTATCGCGGATGCGGCGGCGTTATCAGCGCGGCTATTTTCGCGATCGCGTCGAGCGCGTTTTACGCGCGTGGCCCGATGCGGCGATTGGCACCGACCTGATTGTGGGTTTTCCGGGTGAGACGGGAGCGCATTTCGAGTCGTACTTTAATTTCGTCGAGTCGATGCCGATCGCGTATTTTCACGTGTTTCCGTATTCGGTCCGGGCCGGGACCACGGCGGCGAAGTTTTCCGGCCGGGTGAAGCCGCTGGAGATCAAGCGGCGCGCCGGGCTGATGCGCGCGCTGGGCGAGCGCAAGCGGGTCGAATTCGCCCGGCGATTCGTCGGGACGAAACTTAAGGTATTACTTGAAGAACGCGGGCCGGGTGGCGAGCTCCAGGGCTACAGCCGCAACTACGTGCGGGTATCGACGCAGGGGCCCGATGAACTGACAAATTGCGAAGTCGAGGTGGAGGCGTCAACCGTTGAAGGCG
- the tsaE gene encoding tRNA (adenosine(37)-N6)-threonylcarbamoyltransferase complex ATPase subunit type 1 TsaE produces MANEAVEAGASVVTMVIESGSPHETKSWGRRLASLLEGGELLGLIGDLGAGKTCFIKGLARGLSLREEDILSPTFTMIQEHHGRLPLYHIDLYRLEEATLDDLGLREYLFSEGVAAVEWFERLRGGAEMEYLAVRISYAGANLRRIEFSAVDSRHAQIISKLKRRFA; encoded by the coding sequence ATGGCTAATGAGGCTGTAGAAGCGGGCGCGAGCGTGGTCACGATGGTGATCGAGAGCGGATCGCCGCACGAGACCAAATCGTGGGGACGGCGGCTGGCGTCGCTGCTCGAAGGTGGCGAGTTGCTCGGCCTGATCGGCGATCTCGGCGCGGGCAAGACCTGCTTTATCAAAGGGCTCGCGCGGGGACTGAGCCTGCGCGAAGAGGACATCCTGAGCCCGACCTTCACGATGATCCAGGAGCATCACGGCCGCTTGCCGCTGTATCATATCGATCTGTATCGGCTCGAAGAGGCGACGCTCGACGACCTGGGCCTTCGCGAATACTTATTTTCCGAAGGTGTCGCGGCCGTCGAATGGTTCGAGCGTCTGCGCGGCGGCGCCGAGATGGAATACCTGGCAGTCCGGATCAGTTACGCCGGTGCGAATCTCCGCCGGATCGAGTTCAGCGCGGTGGATTCGCGACACGCGCAGATTATTTCCAAGCTGAAGCGCCGCTTCGCTTAA
- a CDS encoding DUF4331 family protein, translating into MSNHFTGLSLGPPLGDQRLDLCDLYAFQAPTDPSRTVLILNANPNAEALHPDAIYRLNIDNDGDCLTDIAISYVFSPPQNGKQTVTVFVAKGAETRSPEAVGKKIITAAEVSFGAKPNIVKSGGYTFFAGRRSDAFFFDFDGIKALFDIRGKRNFTEPHLGAKSPWTGVDSNTEANVFSTVIELPTSELGAKPEIRIWGRCSVRRDGKLLHVDRAGHPSVSSFFNTDETKEEYNAGEPANDRKRWLDQFVHLMGHTGNYTREEAIAAIDADRLLPDMLSFNPSKPAKYPNGRVFADDVIDHRLAFLSKGDIPPDGLKPHTDLLKQFPYIGTPHPKKS; encoded by the coding sequence ATGTCGAACCACTTTACCGGACTCAGTCTCGGCCCGCCTCTTGGGGACCAAAGACTCGACCTCTGCGACCTCTACGCATTCCAGGCGCCGACGGATCCATCGCGGACCGTGCTCATCCTCAATGCAAATCCAAATGCCGAAGCACTCCATCCCGACGCCATCTACCGGCTCAATATCGACAACGACGGAGACTGCTTGACGGACATCGCGATCAGTTACGTGTTCTCGCCGCCGCAAAACGGCAAGCAGACCGTAACCGTCTTCGTGGCAAAAGGCGCGGAGACTCGCTCGCCCGAAGCCGTCGGGAAGAAAATCATCACCGCCGCCGAGGTCTCCTTCGGCGCCAAACCCAACATCGTCAAGTCCGGCGGCTATACGTTCTTCGCCGGCCGTCGCAGCGACGCCTTCTTTTTCGACTTCGACGGAATCAAGGCTCTGTTCGATATCAGGGGCAAACGGAACTTCACCGAGCCGCACCTCGGCGCCAAATCGCCATGGACCGGCGTGGATTCGAATACCGAGGCCAACGTGTTCTCGACGGTGATCGAGCTGCCGACGAGTGAACTCGGCGCCAAGCCCGAGATCCGCATCTGGGGGCGATGCAGCGTGCGGCGCGACGGGAAGCTGCTCCATGTCGATCGCGCCGGTCACCCGTCGGTCAGCAGCTTCTTCAACACCGACGAGACCAAAGAAGAATACAACGCCGGCGAGCCGGCTAACGATCGCAAGCGCTGGCTCGATCAGTTCGTCCACTTGATGGGGCATACCGGCAATTACACCCGGGAAGAAGCGATTGCCGCGATCGACGCCGACCGCCTCCTGCCCGACATGCTGAGCTTCAATCCTTCGAAGCCCGCGAAGTATCCCAACGGCCGCGTTTTTGCCGACGATGTCATCGACCACCGCCTCGCCTTCCTTTCCAAGGGCGACATTCCGCCCGACGGACTCAAGCCGCATACCGACTTGCTCAAGCAGTTCCCGTACATCGGCACGCCGCATCCGAAGAAAAGCTAG
- the cimA gene encoding citramalate synthase, whose product MADAKHIQVYDTTLRDGCQSEDVSLTVSDKVTIAQRLDDLGFDYIEGGWPGSNDRDAAFFKEIKKIKIHHAKIAAFGTTRRSGVRAAADRNLQLILRTGTQVATVVGKTWDMHVREALRIPLNENLEILNDTIAFLKKNFDEAIFDAEHFFDGYFHNPEYALACLKAVDDAGVTLIALCDTNGGRLPGEIEAAVTAARAAVNCPIGIHCHNDSDVAVANTLAGVRAGAVQVQGTINGFGERCGNANLVSIIANLQLKLGYHCVPPAKLKTMREVSTLVYELANITPFARQPYVGRSAFAHKGGLHVSGIQRNTATYEHVDPALLGNDRRVLLSELSGRANIVYKAKEFGLELDTANDKIGALLDELKRLEGAGYTFDGADASFELLMLRTLGLAKEHFNFVSFRVFDDKWHEDRAPFSEAVVVIEGPDGVRTRNSAIGNGPVNALDSALRQALLPYYPNLEAMQLVDYKVRVLDNGAGTEARVRVLIESTDGKRRWGTVGLSSNVVEASWQALVDSIEYKLHKDNVKPRAKAASKHNGARPRSSRAVENAPARAR is encoded by the coding sequence ATGGCGGATGCAAAACATATCCAGGTTTATGACACCACATTGCGCGACGGATGCCAGTCCGAAGACGTCTCGCTGACGGTCTCGGACAAGGTCACGATTGCCCAACGTCTCGACGATCTCGGTTTCGATTACATCGAGGGCGGATGGCCGGGCTCGAACGATCGCGACGCGGCGTTTTTCAAAGAGATCAAGAAGATCAAAATTCACCACGCCAAGATAGCGGCCTTTGGCACGACTCGCCGCTCCGGAGTACGCGCCGCGGCCGATCGCAATCTGCAATTGATCCTGCGCACCGGGACTCAAGTCGCGACCGTGGTCGGCAAGACCTGGGACATGCACGTCCGCGAGGCGCTGCGAATCCCGCTGAACGAAAATCTCGAAATCCTCAACGACACGATCGCGTTTCTGAAAAAAAACTTCGACGAGGCGATTTTCGACGCCGAACATTTCTTCGACGGCTACTTTCACAATCCCGAGTACGCGCTTGCGTGCCTGAAAGCCGTTGACGACGCGGGCGTCACGCTGATCGCGCTGTGCGACACCAACGGCGGACGCCTGCCCGGCGAAATCGAAGCCGCGGTAACCGCGGCTCGCGCCGCGGTCAACTGCCCGATCGGAATTCACTGTCATAACGACTCCGACGTCGCGGTCGCCAACACCCTTGCCGGCGTGCGCGCGGGCGCGGTGCAGGTGCAGGGAACGATCAACGGCTTCGGCGAGCGATGCGGCAACGCGAACCTGGTTTCGATAATCGCCAACTTGCAGCTCAAGCTCGGCTACCATTGCGTGCCCCCGGCCAAGCTCAAGACGATGCGCGAGGTCTCGACGCTGGTGTACGAACTCGCCAACATCACGCCGTTCGCGCGCCAGCCGTACGTCGGCCGCAGCGCGTTCGCGCACAAGGGCGGGCTGCATGTCTCGGGAATCCAGCGCAACACCGCGACCTACGAGCACGTCGATCCCGCGCTGCTCGGCAACGATCGCCGCGTGCTGCTCTCCGAGCTCTCGGGCCGCGCCAATATCGTGTACAAGGCCAAAGAATTCGGCCTCGAGCTCGATACGGCGAACGACAAGATCGGCGCGTTGCTCGACGAGCTCAAGCGGCTCGAGGGCGCGGGCTACACCTTCGACGGAGCGGACGCTTCGTTCGAGCTGCTGATGCTGCGCACGCTCGGGCTGGCCAAAGAGCATTTCAACTTTGTCAGTTTCCGCGTCTTCGACGACAAGTGGCATGAGGACCGCGCGCCTTTCAGCGAGGCGGTGGTCGTGATCGAAGGACCCGACGGCGTGCGCACGCGCAACTCCGCCATCGGCAACGGTCCCGTCAACGCGCTCGATTCGGCGCTGCGTCAAGCGTTGCTGCCGTACTATCCCAATCTCGAGGCGATGCAGTTGGTCGATTACAAAGTCCGCGTGCTCGACAACGGCGCCGGCACCGAGGCGCGAGTTCGGGTGCTGATCGAATCGACCGACGGCAAGCGCCGATGGGGCACGGTTGGATTGTCGAGCAACGTCGTCGAGGCGAGCTGGCAGGCGCTGGTTGACTCGATCGAATACAAGCTGCACAAGGATAACGTGAAGCCGCGGGCGAAGGCGGCGAGCAAGCACAACGGCGCGCGTCCGCGGTCTTCGCGGGCCGTCGAGAATGCGCCGGCGCGCGCAAGATAG
- a CDS encoding cysteine desulfurase family protein: MPIYLDHNAGAPVRAEAAAAVSRLLADTGGNPSSVHRSGQRSRRMLEVARAQVAAIIGAEPRQIVFTSGGTESNNLAIFGAITAASRRRKIISSEIEHSSILAPIAELERRGFEVLRVAPDSDGRVDPECVLAVLDSRTALVTLGLANSEVGTIQNLAPLASMCGEADALFHIDAAQAVGRIPVDIAALGCDLMTLSGHKLGAHSGVGALYVRDFARLAPIVFGGPHESGMRAGTPNLLGAVSFGAAAEAAMDAMAAESVRIGSLAASLLARIREAIPGLRLNGPMAGRLPNTLNLTFPGVLGESLLIALDLEGIEVSMGSACAAGAVEPSHVLRAMSRSVADARSSLRISLGWNNTAPEIEAVAALIPEVWRRVEAAEPLSEASAR, encoded by the coding sequence ATGCCGATTTATCTCGATCATAATGCAGGCGCTCCGGTTCGCGCCGAGGCTGCCGCCGCGGTCTCCCGCCTGCTGGCCGACACGGGTGGAAATCCCTCGTCGGTGCATCGCTCGGGCCAGCGTTCGCGCCGGATGCTCGAGGTTGCGCGCGCGCAGGTCGCGGCGATCATCGGCGCCGAGCCGCGGCAGATCGTGTTTACCAGCGGCGGCACCGAATCGAACAATCTTGCCATCTTCGGCGCGATCACCGCGGCCTCTCGACGCCGTAAAATTATTTCATCCGAGATCGAGCATTCATCGATCCTCGCTCCGATTGCGGAACTCGAGCGCCGTGGCTTTGAGGTACTGCGAGTCGCGCCCGACTCCGACGGACGCGTCGATCCCGAATGCGTGCTCGCCGTGCTCGATAGCCGGACCGCACTCGTCACGCTCGGACTGGCGAACTCCGAAGTCGGAACGATTCAGAATCTCGCTCCGCTCGCATCGATGTGCGGCGAGGCCGATGCGTTGTTTCATATCGATGCGGCGCAGGCCGTCGGGCGAATCCCGGTCGATATCGCGGCGCTGGGATGCGATCTGATGACACTGAGCGGCCACAAGCTTGGCGCGCATTCGGGAGTTGGCGCTTTGTACGTCCGCGACTTTGCGCGCCTGGCGCCAATCGTTTTCGGCGGGCCGCATGAAAGCGGCATGCGAGCAGGCACGCCGAATCTGCTTGGCGCAGTGTCTTTCGGCGCGGCGGCCGAGGCCGCGATGGATGCGATGGCGGCAGAGTCGGTTCGAATCGGTTCGCTCGCCGCGTCGCTGTTGGCGCGTATCCGCGAGGCGATTCCCGGTCTTCGCTTGAACGGCCCGATGGCTGGCAGGCTTCCGAATACGCTCAACCTGACGTTTCCGGGCGTGCTTGGCGAGAGCCTGCTGATTGCGCTCGATCTCGAAGGGATTGAAGTTTCGATGGGCTCGGCGTGCGCGGCAGGAGCCGTCGAGCCGTCGCACGTGTTGCGCGCGATGAGCCGCAGCGTTGCCGACGCGCGCAGCTCGCTCAGAATCAGCCTCGGTTGGAACAACACCGCACCGGAAATCGAAGCCGTCGCGGCGCTCATCCCGGAAGTGTGGCGGCGCGTCGAGGCCGCCGAACCTCTGTCGGAGGCTAGCGCGCGATGA